The following are from one region of the Stanieria sp. NIES-3757 genome:
- a CDS encoding carotene 7,8-desaturase, translating to MRVAIVGAGLAGMATAIDLVDAGWDVEIFESRPFVGGKVGSWVDAEGNHIEMGLHVFFGCYYNLFELMRKVGAIDNLRLKEHTHTFINEGGKRGELDFRFPVGAPFHGLKAFFTSSQLSAVDKLANSLALGTSPIVRGLVDFEGAMKTIRNLDSISFADWFRQHGGNNGSLKKMWNPIAYALGFIDTENISARCMLTIFQFFAAKTEASVLRMLEGSPHEYLHQPIIDYLEARGAKIYTRRRVREILFATEEDTTRVTGLVVAQGENEETITADAYVCACDVPGIQKVLPQQWRKWSEFDNIYKLEAVPVATVQLRFDGWVTELNDPQKRQQLKEAAGIDNLLYTADADFSCFSDLALASPGSYYRAGQGSLLQLVLTPGDPFIKAKNEDIANHVLQQVHKLFPSSTELNMTWYSVVKLAQSLYREAPGMDVYRPPQQTPVANFFLAGSYTQQDYIDSMEGATISGRQAAKAILDNIDKLKSPLQTSVVS from the coding sequence ATGCGTGTTGCAATTGTAGGTGCAGGATTAGCTGGCATGGCAACAGCTATCGATTTAGTAGATGCTGGTTGGGATGTAGAAATCTTTGAGTCTCGTCCTTTTGTAGGCGGAAAAGTTGGTAGCTGGGTAGATGCAGAAGGTAACCATATAGAAATGGGTTTACACGTTTTTTTTGGTTGCTACTATAATCTGTTTGAATTAATGCGTAAAGTGGGCGCGATTGATAATTTACGCTTAAAAGAACATACCCATACTTTTATTAATGAGGGAGGCAAAAGAGGAGAATTAGATTTTCGTTTTCCTGTTGGTGCGCCTTTTCATGGATTAAAAGCATTTTTTACCTCTTCTCAATTATCAGCAGTAGATAAATTAGCTAATTCTTTAGCATTGGGAACTAGTCCAATAGTTCGAGGATTAGTAGATTTTGAAGGTGCAATGAAAACCATTCGCAATCTCGATTCGATTAGTTTTGCCGATTGGTTTCGTCAGCATGGAGGCAATAATGGTAGCCTCAAAAAAATGTGGAATCCTATTGCTTATGCGTTAGGTTTTATCGATACAGAAAATATTTCCGCTCGTTGTATGTTGACGATTTTTCAGTTTTTTGCAGCTAAAACGGAAGCGTCAGTATTGCGGATGTTAGAAGGCTCTCCTCATGAATATCTTCATCAACCAATTATTGATTATTTAGAAGCTAGAGGGGCAAAAATTTATACTCGTCGTCGAGTTAGAGAAATTTTATTTGCCACAGAAGAAGATACTACTAGAGTTACAGGGTTAGTAGTTGCCCAGGGAGAAAACGAAGAAACTATTACGGCAGATGCTTATGTCTGTGCTTGTGATGTCCCTGGTATTCAAAAAGTTTTACCTCAACAGTGGCGGAAATGGTCAGAATTCGACAATATTTATAAGTTAGAAGCTGTCCCTGTCGCTACAGTACAATTACGCTTTGATGGTTGGGTAACCGAATTAAACGATCCTCAAAAACGCCAACAACTCAAAGAAGCAGCAGGAATTGATAATTTACTTTATACTGCCGATGCTGATTTTTCTTGTTTTTCCGATTTAGCTTTAGCTAGTCCTGGTAGTTATTATCGCGCAGGACAAGGCTCTTTATTACAGTTAGTCCTAACTCCAGGCGATCCTTTTATTAAAGCAAAAAATGAAGACATCGCTAATCATGTTCTTCAACAAGTTCATAAATTATTTCCTTCATCTACGGAATTAAATATGACTTGGTATAGCGTAGTAAAATTAGCTCAATCTTTATATCGAGAAGCACCAGGAATGGATGTTTATCGTCCACCCCAACAAACTCCAGTCGCTAACTTTTTTCTAGCTGGTAGTTATACTCAACAAGATTATATCGATAGTATGGAAGGGGCTACTATTTCTGGTAGACAAGCAGCTAAAGCCATTTTAGATAATATTGATAAGTTAAAATCTCCTCTCCAAACCTCTGTAGTCAGCTAA
- a CDS encoding allophycocyanin, beta subunit, translating to MRDAVTKLIKNYDVTGRYLDRNALDTLKAYFESGTARVTVATMITANAAGIVRQAGSSLFEQVPELIRPGGNAYTTRRYSACLRDMDYYLRYASYALVAGDMNVLDERVLQGLRETYNSLGVPIGSTVIGIQIMKDLVKQMATNAGINNTDFIDEPFEHLTRELSEVSI from the coding sequence ATGCGAGACGCGGTTACCAAATTAATTAAAAATTATGATGTTACTGGTCGCTATCTTGACCGTAACGCACTGGATACTCTTAAAGCTTATTTTGAATCTGGTACGGCTAGAGTAACAGTAGCTACTATGATTACTGCTAATGCAGCAGGTATTGTTAGACAAGCTGGTTCTAGTTTGTTTGAACAAGTACCAGAATTAATTCGTCCAGGCGGAAACGCTTATACTACTCGTCGTTATTCTGCTTGTTTACGAGATATGGATTATTATCTGCGCTATGCTAGTTACGCTTTAGTTGCTGGTGATATGAATGTCCTCGATGAAAGAGTGCTACAAGGTTTAAGAGAAACTTATAATTCTCTAGGAGTTCCCATTGGTTCTACCGTAATAGGAATTCAAATCATGAAGGATTTAGTTAAACAGATGGCTACTAATGCAGGAATCAATAATACTGATTTTATTGATGAGCCTTTTGAACATCTAACTCGGGAACTAAGCGAAGTTTCAATTTAG
- the clpB1 gene encoding ATP-dependent Clp protease, ATP-binding subunit, which produces MQPTNPQKFTEKAWQAIVRTPDIAKENKHQQIESEHLLKALIEEEGLANSIFNKANISVQRVRDKTDEFINRQPKVSNLGESVYLGRSLDTLLDRAENHRKEFDDEYISIEHLLLAYAKDDRLGRKLFQEFGLSENKLREIIQDVRGSQKVTDQNPEGKYQSLEKYGRELTQLARQGKLDPVIGRDEEIRRTIQILSRRTKNNPVLIGEPGVGKTAIVEGLAQRIVNRDVPESLRDRKLVALDMGALIAGAKYRGEFEERLKAVLKEVTESEGNIIMFIDEIHTVVGAGATQGAMDAGNLLKPMLARGELRCIGATTLDEYRKYIEKDAALERRFQSVLVDEPNVIDTISILRGLKERYEVHHGVKISDTSLVAAATLSNRYISDRFLPDKAIDLVDEAAAKLKMEITSKPEELDEIDRKILQLEMERLSLQKEDDVLSRERLEKLEKELANLKEEQSELNAQWQSEKEVIDQIRTLKEEIDRVNLEIQQAERDYDLNRAAELRYGKLTDLQRQIREIESKLAERQTTGRNMLREEVTEADIAEIISKWTGIPISKLVESEKEKLLHLEDELHQRVIGQDEAVIAVADAIQRSRAGLADPERPTASFIFLGPTGVGKTELAKALAVTLFDSEEALVRIDMSEYMEKHTVSRLIGAPPGYVGYEEGGQLTEAIRRRPYSVILFDEIEKAHNDVFNIMLQILDDGRLTDSQGRTVDFKNTIIIMTSNIGSQYILDVAGDDNRYEEMRSRVMDAMRNSFRPEFLNRIDEIIIFHGLQKAQLRNIVKIQIQRLEDRLEEQKLCLKMSEAALDFLAELGYDPVYGARPLKRAIQRYLETAIAKSILRGEFKGGDTIFVDVEDERLSLKRVPVEMLA; this is translated from the coding sequence ATGCAACCAACCAACCCACAAAAATTTACGGAAAAAGCCTGGCAAGCAATTGTTCGGACTCCCGATATTGCTAAAGAAAATAAACATCAACAAATAGAAAGCGAACATTTACTCAAGGCACTGATTGAAGAAGAAGGATTAGCCAATAGTATCTTCAACAAGGCTAATATTAGTGTCCAACGAGTGCGGGATAAAACCGATGAGTTTATCAATCGTCAACCGAAGGTATCTAATCTAGGAGAGTCTGTTTATCTGGGACGTAGTTTAGATACGTTGTTAGATCGGGCAGAAAATCACCGTAAGGAATTTGATGATGAATATATTTCCATCGAACACTTACTCTTAGCTTATGCCAAAGACGATCGCTTGGGGAGAAAGTTATTTCAAGAGTTTGGATTGAGCGAAAATAAACTGAGGGAGATTATTCAAGATGTAAGAGGTAGTCAGAAGGTTACCGATCAAAATCCTGAAGGTAAGTATCAATCTCTAGAAAAGTATGGTAGAGAGTTAACCCAACTAGCTAGACAAGGTAAACTCGATCCTGTCATTGGTAGGGATGAAGAAATTCGTCGTACCATTCAAATCCTTTCCCGTCGTACTAAAAACAACCCCGTGTTAATTGGTGAACCAGGGGTTGGTAAGACTGCTATTGTAGAGGGATTGGCCCAGCGAATTGTCAACCGTGACGTACCCGAATCATTACGCGATCGCAAATTAGTTGCTTTGGATATGGGTGCATTAATTGCGGGAGCAAAATATCGCGGTGAGTTTGAAGAAAGACTCAAAGCTGTCCTTAAGGAAGTTACCGAGTCGGAAGGGAACATCATCATGTTTATTGATGAGATTCATACCGTAGTAGGTGCAGGTGCGACTCAAGGGGCGATGGATGCGGGTAATTTACTCAAACCGATGTTAGCTAGGGGTGAATTACGCTGTATTGGTGCGACGACTTTGGATGAGTATCGCAAGTATATCGAAAAGGATGCTGCTTTAGAAAGACGCTTCCAATCTGTCTTGGTAGACGAACCCAACGTGATCGATACTATTTCGATTCTAAGAGGATTAAAAGAACGCTACGAAGTTCACCACGGGGTCAAAATTTCTGACACTTCCTTAGTTGCTGCTGCTACTCTATCTAATCGTTACATCAGCGATCGCTTTTTACCAGATAAGGCGATCGACTTAGTAGACGAGGCTGCTGCGAAGTTAAAAATGGAAATTACCTCTAAACCAGAGGAATTAGACGAAATTGACCGCAAAATCCTGCAATTAGAAATGGAACGGTTATCTTTACAAAAAGAAGATGACGTACTTTCTAGAGAAAGATTGGAAAAACTGGAAAAAGAATTAGCCAATCTTAAAGAGGAGCAATCGGAATTAAATGCCCAATGGCAGTCGGAAAAAGAAGTTATCGACCAAATTCGCACGCTTAAGGAAGAAATTGACCGAGTTAACCTGGAAATTCAACAGGCAGAACGAGATTACGATCTAAATCGCGCTGCGGAATTACGCTACGGAAAACTAACCGACTTACAAAGACAAATCCGAGAAATCGAAAGTAAGCTCGCAGAAAGACAAACTACTGGTCGTAATATGCTACGGGAGGAAGTAACTGAAGCGGATATTGCTGAAATTATTTCTAAATGGACTGGTATTCCGATTAGTAAGCTGGTAGAATCTGAAAAAGAAAAACTCCTCCATCTCGAAGACGAATTACATCAACGAGTCATCGGACAGGATGAAGCTGTCATTGCGGTAGCAGATGCTATTCAACGTTCTCGCGCTGGTTTAGCCGATCCCGAACGTCCTACTGCTAGCTTTATTTTCCTAGGTCCTACTGGGGTAGGTAAAACGGAACTTGCCAAAGCTTTAGCCGTCACCCTGTTTGATAGTGAAGAAGCTTTGGTTCGGATCGATATGTCCGAATACATGGAGAAACATACCGTTTCCCGTCTCATCGGCGCACCTCCTGGATATGTGGGTTACGAAGAAGGCGGACAATTAACCGAAGCTATTCGCCGTCGTCCTTATTCTGTAATTCTTTTTGATGAAATTGAAAAGGCACACAACGATGTCTTCAACATCATGCTACAAATCCTCGATGATGGTAGATTAACCGATTCTCAAGGTCGCACAGTAGACTTCAAAAATACTATCATTATCATGACCAGTAATATCGGTTCTCAATACATCCTCGATGTAGCTGGCGATGATAACCGTTATGAAGAAATGCGATCGCGCGTGATGGATGCGATGCGCAATAGTTTTCGTCCCGAATTCCTGAACCGAATCGATGAGATTATTATCTTCCACGGTTTACAAAAAGCGCAACTACGCAACATTGTCAAGATTCAGATCCAACGTCTCGAAGATCGTTTGGAAGAACAAAAACTATGCCTGAAGATGTCCGAAGCAGCTTTAGATTTCTTAGCCGAACTCGGTTACGATCCAGTGTATGGTGCTAGACCGCTAAAACGGGCAATTCAAAGATACTTAGAAACTGCGATCGCGAAATCGATTTTACGAGGGGAATTTAAAGGCGGTGATACTATCTTTGTGGATGTAGAAGATGAGCGTTTAAGCTTGAAAAGAGTGCCAGTCGAGATGCTAGCTTAA
- a CDS encoding putative involved in polyketide (linear poly-beta-ketones) synthesis codes for MTDWLEHTVQIEVDVPIETVWGLWSDLEQMPRWMKWIDSVEVLADNPELSRWKLASGGFNFTWLSRIVKLVPGQIIQWESVDGLPNRGAVRFYDRHGSSIVKLSVAYGIPGILGKIMDNLFLGRIVESTLMADMERFKSYALKTKGE; via the coding sequence ATGACAGATTGGCTTGAACATACAGTACAGATAGAAGTTGATGTTCCCATCGAAACTGTATGGGGACTTTGGTCAGATTTGGAACAAATGCCACGTTGGATGAAATGGATTGATTCGGTTGAGGTACTAGCAGATAATCCCGAACTATCTCGTTGGAAATTAGCTAGTGGTGGTTTTAACTTTACTTGGTTATCTCGAATTGTTAAACTCGTCCCTGGTCAAATCATTCAATGGGAATCGGTAGACGGTTTACCCAATCGAGGTGCAGTGAGATTTTATGACCGTCATGGTAGTAGTATTGTCAAGTTATCTGTAGCCTATGGTATTCCTGGGATTTTGGGCAAGATTATGGATAATCTTTTTTTGGGAAGAATTGTTGAGTCTACTTTGATGGCTGATATGGAAAGATTTAAAAGTTATGCTCTTAAAACCAAGGGTGAATAG